The following is a genomic window from Chitinophaga caseinilytica.
GCGCTGCCCAATGAGATCGCCATGATGACGGTAAACCTGCCGTCTGGTTACCACCGCGATCTGCAGCTGCTGAAGGAAAATCTGTTCCCCGCGTTCGAAACGCTGCGCAGCTGCCTGCGGATGAGCCGCCTCATGCTGGAAAACATCCGCATCAAGGAAGATATCCTCAAAGACGAAAAATACCGTTACCTGTTCAGCGTGGAAGTCGTGAACCGCCTCGTGCTGGAGGGCACGCCGTTCCGCGAAGCGTATAAACAGGTTGGGCTCGACATCGAAAGCGGCAAGTTCGAACCGGATACAGACATCCGCCATACCCACGAAGGCAGCATCGGCAACTTGCAGAACGATGCCATCAAAGCCCAGATGGACGCGGTGATCGGCGGATTTCCCTTTGCCTCGGTACACGCGGCGATCGATGCGCTCGTTAAATAATTTCGAAAGTATTTCCGGAAATAGAAAAGGGACGTCTGCTGAAGACGTCCCTTTTTTCATCTGTATATCGTGATGTCAGGCGGTGGCGAAGCTGCGCATTCCTTTCTGCTGGAGAACGGCCATGGCGGCCACCCACAGCGCCGCACCGGCGATCAGTACCGTGCCAATGCCGGAGATCAGCGAAAAGAGGAAGATGATGGCCACGGCGCTCCCGATCACCCAGATCGTATCCAGCCGGATGATCCATTTTACGGCGGCAGGAGTAGGACGTTGCGCCACAAAAAGCACGCCCGAAGCGAAAACGACGAGGAACAGCCCGACGGCGACGAAGGGAGCGGTGGCGGTAACGCCGAAGATGTTTGCGGCTACACCGGGGAAAATTGCCAGCAGCAGGCCGGTTGCCAGGGAAGAAATGCCGTTGATGCGTAAGGTGGTGGTTAAAGGTATCATGGTGTTTGTGTTTTGATTTGTTTTCGTTTGATTTGATGATACAAAAGTAGCGCGGCCCACCCGCCCGGGAGTTATCCGCAGGCGACAATCAATTGTCATTTCACGACAACCATCGTATCTTCCCGCCACGCCGTTCTAACTTTGGTGAAAACTTCCGCCATGCAGGATTATCAGCAACAATTACTTCGCGCATTATTAGCCTACGCCACGCAACGCGGCGCCGATCCCAAACGATTATGCGCCCTGTCCAACATCGATGCTCGCATTCTTCAGCAAGGGCATAAGGTGAGCGTAACCGCCACCGAAATCAACAGCCTCTGGAAAAACGCCGCCCATGCGGCAGATGATCCGCTCTTCGGGTTGCATTTCGGCGAAGCCATGCAACTGGCGGCCCTGGGCGTGGTGGGCCAGATCATCCAGACCAGCAATTCCGTGGGCGAAGCTGTGGCGCACGCCGGTGCATTGACGCCGCTGCTCACCGATATGTTCCGCATGCAGACCGATCACGGTGCCCAACAGTTTTCCATGAGCTTCGTGGCCGATCCCGTCAAAGCCGCCGATCATCCCCATACTTTCAAACATTTCAGCGCCTTCATCGCCGTGTTCGCGGTGCATGAACTGGACGGCCTGCTCATGCGCCGGCTGTCGCCCATCACCGTGCAATTGCCTTACGATGTGGAGGAAACGGCGGAGTTCGAACGGGTGCTGCGATGCCCGCTGAAAAAGAAAGGCGAAGCGCTCATCCTTACGTTCGACAACAGCTGGCTGCACCAGGAAATCCTGTCGGCCAACTACGAACTGCAAAGCATTTTGCTGCAACAGGTCCATGCGCTGCAAGCCGGTGCCCAGCCGGCGGGAGACTTTCATGCACGCATCTTTCAATACCTGCTAACCAATTCCTATCTCTATTCCGCGTCCCTCGAATCCGTGGCGGCAAATTTCAGCATGAGCCCGCGGAGCCTGCAACGTAAGCTCGCAGGCGAGGGTGTTACTTTCCTGCAGGTGCAGGACGAAGTCCGCAAAGCCCTGGCGCTGGATTATCTCCGTTCCGGCCATCATTCCGTCAAAGACATCGCGTATATGCTCGGCTACAACGAGTCGAGCGCTTTCCTCAAAGCCTTCAAACGGTGGACGGGCAAGACGCCCGGCGAAATGCGCACGGCATAAAAAGACGAAGCCGGCGTTGTGCGCCGGCTTCAATACTTGGTTCGGATATGGTTTTCATAAACGTTACAGACCGATTTTCACACCGGCCATAAAATTGATGCCCGCCATGGGGAAATAATTATTGATCGCTTTCATGGTGCCGCCTTCCAGGTAACCGTAGGTGTAGCCATTGGGCGCGTATTGTTTGTCGGTAAGATTGTAGGCGATGAACTGGAGGCCCAGCTCGCGGAAGATCCGCTG
Proteins encoded in this region:
- a CDS encoding AraC family transcriptional regulator, with amino-acid sequence MQDYQQQLLRALLAYATQRGADPKRLCALSNIDARILQQGHKVSVTATEINSLWKNAAHAADDPLFGLHFGEAMQLAALGVVGQIIQTSNSVGEAVAHAGALTPLLTDMFRMQTDHGAQQFSMSFVADPVKAADHPHTFKHFSAFIAVFAVHELDGLLMRRLSPITVQLPYDVEETAEFERVLRCPLKKKGEALILTFDNSWLHQEILSANYELQSILLQQVHALQAGAQPAGDFHARIFQYLLTNSYLYSASLESVAANFSMSPRSLQRKLAGEGVTFLQVQDEVRKALALDYLRSGHHSVKDIAYMLGYNESSAFLKAFKRWTGKTPGEMRTA